Part of the Hevea brasiliensis isolate MT/VB/25A 57/8 chromosome 16, ASM3005281v1, whole genome shotgun sequence genome is shown below.
AATTGTGAAGCTGCCTTATTTGATAACCAAGAGTGCAAAAAACAAAAGCTTCCATTGCGATTTGGGAGAACGAACAACGATGGTGAAACAATGGTAACTCTTATCAAGATTAGCAATGGAGAAATGGGGGGCAAGGAAAGACCAAGAGAGATGCCAAACACGAATGATTCCTCAATTATGATTCCTAAGAATAACAAGAGTGGGCTACAAATTGGTATTTTAGTTGCTGGTGCTACAAGTTCAACTTTTGGGCTCATTATTCTAGCAATTTCTGTTGCTCTTATTTTCAAACACCGTGTTTCTATATTCAAAGTACTCTCTAACAAGGCAAATGGAGAATTTGTTGAGGATTTCAATCTAAGATCATTTACCTATGAAGAACTTGAGAAGGCAACCAATGGCTTCAATGAAAGGTTGGGAAGGGGAGCTTTTGGGACTGTTTTCAAGGGAGCTTTGATGAATGGGAAGGTCATTGCTGTAAAAAGACTGGACAAAGTGGCTAGTGAAGGAGAGTTGGAATTTCAGAATGAAATGAGGTCAATAGGTAGAACTCAGCATAGAAATCTTGTCCGCCTGCTTGGTTACTGCCATGAAAAATCCAACATACTTCTTGTTTATGAGTACATGAGCAATGGATCACTTGCGAACTTTCTCTTCAAATCTGAAACAAAGCCAAGTTGGAAAGAAAGAGTTCAAATTGCTTTAGACATAGCTAGAGGCATCCATTATCTGCATGAGGAATGTGAGACCCAAATCATCCATTGTGACATAAATCCTAATAATATATTGATGGACGAACATCAGCGTGCAAGAATTTCAGACTTTGGGTTGGCAAAGCTGTTGATGCCAAACCAAAGCAGGACACTTACAGGGGTCAGGGGAACTAGGGGATATGTTTCCCCAGAATGGTATAAGAACCAACCCATTACTGTGAAAGCAGATGTCTACAGCTTTGGGATTATGTTCTTGGAGATCATATGTTGCAGGAGGAGTGTGAGTATGGATGTTCCAGATGATGAAGCTATTCTTGCAGAATGGGTTTACAGCTGTTTTAAGGCCAATGAGCTGCTTAAGCTATTTAGTGCAGAAGAAGTGGCAGAAGAAGTGGATGAACAAGCCTTGCAAAGAATGGTTTGCATTGGACTGTGGTGTATTCAAGAAGAGCCATCACTTCGTCCTTCAATGAGGAAGGTGATTTTGATGTTGGAAGGTACCATTGAAATACCTTTTCCTCCTAGCCCTGCTTCTTTTAGCAGTGTGGTCTAAATCATGTGCCTTGCTTTCTTCAAAGACTGTAAAAATGTATCTGTGGGCATAAatgatacacacacacacacacacaccacaTAGCTCCAAACATACTTGCTGCTTTTTCTTCTTCAAAATGCTATAATCTAAGCTATGTTATTCTAAGATTGTCTTGaaggccctttttttttttcaattcaattATAGTACTCGGCTTCTATCTGTTTCCAtctgaaattaaaattgatatacTACCAGACTTAATTGCCTGCGGGAATACAATGAAATACATGTTTTAATGAAATCAAATCCTTGAATAAAATTATCAGAAACAAATTGTATTTGAGTTAAAACAAGTAGAAATGAGCTGTAAAAACAAATTGTATTGTTTTTGTTTAAAGAACAAATGAAAATTGTTAACTAAAGATTGAAGTAGAATTCCCTGATTTTGTTAGCATCGGTTGAGAGAATGTTTATTTTGTTCTCTTCCGTTTTGTAAAAGACCTGAAGAGgacttttattcaaattaaatatagatatatattaattttattcaaatttttatattaaatattaataaactaAAAGGTCTGtatacccttattttgtgataagTACGTGCATTGAGGAGGTCGAAaatccgatgatgaaaaattatctgactgtaagatgtaattggaggcattgagttgaattattaattccgtaacATGatcttgaataataataataataataataataataataataataataataataataataataataataataataataaagtttttgaggaaattaatttaattaaatttaaataaaattttgttttatttaaatttaatatggatagttcttaaatggatctaattaagtttaattggggcTTCATAAGTCTAAGAAAgtctaattaggaattttaaatgggatccatttaatttattttatgaaaattaaaataataaaatatctctctcctccttggcctcaGTCGCTTCCTCACTTCCTATTTGTGtcacccctttccctctctttctattggttggaacacctcacccaaattacagtctcacccaaattgcTCAATCAtaattgtttaagttatctgaatatTATCACACCagtactccaaaccctaccatacctattcctcactccctattggtgccttccatttttttctgtcttcctatttgTTGAAACacttcacccatatcccagtcttattcgaattctgcaatcatagttgtttaagttatctaaactttatcaccctagggacagaaaattcagagctatttaGATATATTTTAGAGATAtagaaaatttagagatattcaagactctttgagttcttcctttttttttttttcttcaagaagattttcatacaagatttctggaagatcagtttttattattttcttcaagatctatgccacgcaattttttaattttatgttctttgttttcaatttatcttgtatgttcatatagattatgtaatcatgtttaatttgaggggatctACATATTCAGTTTTTGGTCtctcatgtttttattattttttgttattttttgaatgtgtaaaaattttaggaaaattatattcctattcttcatgaaattctattaattttaggctcaagaatcactgaaaaagtatttgtattttgtaagttatgactatttgaaattAGGATTCCTGTAAAATTCAATTTGCAGGATACCCTATTTGTAGAGCCCATATCtctcttgtttcttaatatttttgtgtaaatctagtgtctaaaattaatttcagaatcttatgaatctttttcaattggtttagctttcatatctgttgtggttaatgagttatgaattttacaaaaaagtagtacgattctatcacttagaaaagttacgatttatgtaaaccattcagctagggttttgtttgatgtaTAAATTTTATGaccttgtatgatatgtaggctgttttctgtaatttttttatgatttttaggcatgtctaactattttaaaaaaaatcaaatttcttgctaccgtcaatctgccagaatttggaaattgtatatttgtgcatgttcttgtattttcttgggttttaattgatatttgatctatttttctgtgttcttttaattcaagaagtgttatgaagtatttggatcgtgttagaagacttagaccattagataattgtaactaattaggaatattAACCTTTAGGAGATTAGAGTTAGAATCcattgtaaattgttattaatattttcttatttgctttatttcttttattttctttagtttctttatttttttattacaaaaaaaattggaaagtagccctaaggtaagtaccaaagagggcatttgcgtggagcttatgtggTGCTAAACGAGAGTCACCAGGAATATCATTGCCAtattagaagagaagacccttttttaaggatagcttgccccaatgacaactgcaattactaacaagtaagtaatcctaaattTCTAGAATAACTAtttgcatgaaattgtagtaataatagaatttttattttgtaaattaaaattaactttatttttaatttaactgacttttacatgtaattaatttaaataaatactttgtaaattaaaattaatcttgtttgtgaATTTAACT
Proteins encoded:
- the LOC110636956 gene encoding G-type lectin S-receptor-like serine/threonine-protein kinase LECRK3 isoform X1, giving the protein MFLFLLLLLSSPSSIFSRTATAQQINSNVSLGSFLTPTNNSYWPSHSGHFAFGFYPNGEGFAIGIWFAKSQQKTITWTANRDDPPLPKDVILILSSDGRLILQREHGQQIPFANTSQPASSASMLDSGEELVSSISNTNHTTGRFRLKMQRDGELAMYPTQYAAGDDSLYWNTATYTAGDNVSLNLDTDGKLYLLNATGFNIRTLNDGQTVFGNPIYRLTIDADGLFRLYSYNLDQNGTWLVAYQDSENKCLPKGLCGLNSYCIPLDQNTKCTCPLGFDFINPGQENLGCKRKSSVDDCVSTNYTILELESITWESDSDSVVRSSNKTECRDECLRDCNCEAALFDNQECKKQKLPLRFGRTNNDGETMVTLIKISNGEMGGKERPREMPNTNDSSIMIPKNNKSGLQIGILVAGATSSTFGLIILAISVALIFKHRVSIFKVLSNKANGEFVEDFNLRSFTYEELEKATNGFNERLGRGAFGTVFKGALMNGKVIAVKRLDKVASEGELEFQNEMRSIGRTQHRNLVRLLGYCHEKSNILLVYEYMSNGSLANFLFKSETKPSWKERVQIALDIARGIHYLHEECETQIIHCDINPNNILMDEHQRARISDFGLAKLLMPNQSRTLTGVRGTRGYVSPEWYKNQPITVKADVYSFGIMFLEIICCRRSVSMDVPDDEAILAEWVYSCFKANELLKLFSAEEVAEEVDEQALQRMVCIGLWCIQEEPSLRPSMRKVILMLEGTIEIPFPPSPASFSSVV
- the LOC110636956 gene encoding G-type lectin S-receptor-like serine/threonine-protein kinase LECRK3 isoform X2 translates to MLDSGEELVSSISNTNHTTGRFRLKMQRDGELAMYPTQYAAGDDSLYWNTATYTAGDNVSLNLDTDGKLYLLNATGFNIRTLNDGQTVFGNPIYRLTIDADGLFRLYSYNLDQNGTWLVAYQDSENKCLPKGLCGLNSYCIPLDQNTKCTCPLGFDFINPGQENLGCKRKSSVDDCVSTNYTILELESITWESDSDSVVRSSNKTECRDECLRDCNCEAALFDNQECKKQKLPLRFGRTNNDGETMVTLIKISNGEMGGKERPREMPNTNDSSIMIPKNNKSGLQIGILVAGATSSTFGLIILAISVALIFKHRVSIFKVLSNKANGEFVEDFNLRSFTYEELEKATNGFNERLGRGAFGTVFKGALMNGKVIAVKRLDKVASEGELEFQNEMRSIGRTQHRNLVRLLGYCHEKSNILLVYEYMSNGSLANFLFKSETKPSWKERVQIALDIARGIHYLHEECETQIIHCDINPNNILMDEHQRARISDFGLAKLLMPNQSRTLTGVRGTRGYVSPEWYKNQPITVKADVYSFGIMFLEIICCRRSVSMDVPDDEAILAEWVYSCFKANELLKLFSAEEVAEEVDEQALQRMVCIGLWCIQEEPSLRPSMRKVILMLEGTIEIPFPPSPASFSSVV